Proteins from one Penicillium digitatum chromosome 2, complete sequence genomic window:
- a CDS encoding Amino acid permease, putative gives MASPEPIGGSAALFTNQGEGEVDRAELKNQDDAALLQTMGYKPVLHRTYTLVENFSTTFAALYFVGGVRVTFSTGIAAGGNLAYWTSYLVTMVFTFITAAVIAEVCSASPSAGSIYLWAAEAGGPRFGRLLGFIVAWWSTTAWTTFCASNTQAAVNYMLAEITVFNLDFPSDPSSVKFRAVQWICTEILLALAVLLNFLPPRYFRYVFWGSSAVVMLDFVLNVIWLPIGTAQTWGFRTTHEAFMTTYNGTGAPAGWNWCLSYLATAGILIGFDASGHVAEETKNASITAARGIFWSTVASGFGGLATIILFLFCAPNADTLLGFGGPQPFVPLYAVVLGKGGHIFMNVICVFALWLNTAIAIIAASRLVFAVARDGVLPFSGWVSRINNGQPRNAVIVVWIVSALVTCTILPSATAFTSLVSAAGVPSAAAYGLICLGRLLCTPTRFPKPQWSLGRWSKPFQFIGVFWNGWVVAILFSPYVFPVTGENLNYAPIIMAGVTILALISYFMMPESAWLPQDRITHFIDTKGATETVEELGSTDHGESNTGR, from the exons ATGGCCTCTCCTGAACCTATCGGTGGTTCCGCTGCCCTTTTTACCAATCAAGGTGAGGGTGAAGTTGATCGGGCTGAGCTCAAGAATCAGGATGATGCCGCCTTGTTG CAAACTATGGGCTATAAGCCA GTTCTTCATCGGACATACACTTTGGTCGAGAATTTCTCGACCACATTCG CTGCGCTTTACTTTGTCGGTGGTGTTCGCGTTACGTTTAGCACGGGTATTGCCGCCGGGGGAAACCTGGCCTATTGGACTAGTTATCTAGTGACCATGGTCTTTACCTTCATTACCGCTGCTGTCATCGCGGAGGTTTGTTCGGCGTCTCCATCCGCCGGGTCGATCTATTTGTGGGCCGCCGAAGCTGGTGGGCCTCGATTTGGCCGACTCCTTGGCTTTATCGTTGCCTGGTGGAGTACAACGGCTTGGACCACATTCTGTGCAA GCAATACCCAGGCTGCGGTGAACTATATGCTTGCG GAAATCACCGTATTCAACCTTGATTTCCCATCAGACCCAAGTAGTGTCAAATTTCGCGCAGTCCAGTGGATCTGCACTGAGATCTTGCTTGCCCTGGCCGTCCTGTTGAACTTTTTGCCTC CTCGATATTTCAGATATGTCTTCTGGGGGTCATCCGCAGTGGTCATGCTCGACTTCGTCCTCAACGTTATCTGGCTCCCCATTGGAACCGCTCAAACCTGGGGATTCCGTACCACTCACGAGGCCTTTATGACCACGTACAACGGTACCGGAGCACCCGCGGGCTGGAACTGGTGTCTTTCTTATCTTGCTACCGCTGGCATTTTGATTGGATTCGATGCATCGGGTCACGTGGCGGAAGAAACCAAGAATGCCTCTATTACTGCTGCTCGGGGTATCTTCTGGAGTACCGTTGCTAGTGGATTTGGGGGGTTGGCTACGATCATTCTGTTTTTGTTTTGCGCG CCCAACGCCGACACACTTCTGGGCTTTGGCGGGCCCCAACCCTTTGTGCCTCTTTACGCTGTGGTTCTGGGCAAGGGCGGTCATATCTTCATGAACGTGATCTGCGTTTTCGCGTTATGGCTG AACACCGCCATTGCGATCATCGCCGCTTCTCGTCTTGTCTTTGCCGTCGCCCGTGATGGCGTCCTTCCCTTCTCGGGTTGGGTTTCTCGGATTAACAACGGTCAGCCACGGAACGCAGTTATCGTTGTCTGGATTGTCAGCGCGCTGGTCACTTGCACCATTCTTCCATCCGCGACGGCGTTTACCTCCCTCGTCTCGGCAGCCGGTGTTCCCAGCGCTGCGGCTTACGGTCTGATCTGCTTGGGTCGACTTTTGTGCACTCCGACGCGCTTCCCGAAGCCCCAGTGGAGTCTCGGCCGCTGGAGTAAGCCATTCCAGTTCATTGGTGTCTTCTGGAATGGTTGGGTTGTCGCTATCCTGTTCTCGCCCTACGTGTTCCCAGTCACTGGCGAGAACTTGAATT ATGCCCCCATTATCATGGCTGGAGTCACCATCTTGGCGTTGATCTCCTACTTCATGATGCCTGAGAGTGCCTGGCTTCCTCAAGATCGCATTACTCACTTCATTGATACTAAGGGTGCTACGGAGACTGTGGAGGAACTTGGCTCCACTGACCATGGCGAATCGAACACTGGTCGATGA
- a CDS encoding Nicotinamide nucleotide transhydrogenase, putative — MSAPASLRSALRPCYGASMARAGKSCLPVTSTFFASLNKRPSVCRPQWPSVSKRTATTSLASSPSEPVSNTPYSVLTVGVPLEIFPGERRVALTPQNVALLLKKGVSRVLIERGAGERAQLLDHAYEKAGATMVDRDAIWSQSDIVLKVRSPRSEGPFNEIQALRKGSTVISFIYPLQNQPLVEALAARGVTSFAMDRIPRITRAQTFDALSSMANIAGYKAVLEASNHFGRFLTGQVTAAGKIPPSKILVIGAGVAGLSAIASARRMGAIVRGFDTRPAVREQVQSLGAEFVEVAFQEDGSGQGGYAKEMSKEFIEAEMKLFMEQAKEVDIIITTALIPGRPAPKLITKEMIAAMKPGSVIVDLAAEAGGNCEATVPGELSSYKDVTIIGYTDLPSRLPTQSSTLYSNNITKYLLSMSPQEKLFGIDFNDEVVRGSIVTHNGEIIPPAAPPAPPPTPKPEAQAVRAKEEVALTPWQKATRDVTAVTGAMGTTLALGKAAGPVFMGNMMTFGLAGLVGYRAVWGVAPALHSPLMSVTNAISGMVGIGGLFIMGGGYVPTTIPEYFGAVSVFLAFLNISGGFVVTKRMLDMFKRPTDPPEYPWLYAVPAVVFGGGFIAAASTGMSGLVQAGYLVSTMLCMGSISSLASQQTARRGNIFGILGVASGILASLAAVGFSPETLAQFTAVAGTGALIGGLMGRRITPTGLPQTVAALHSVVGLAAVLTSAGSVMADVGDITTLHLTTAYLGVLIGGITFTGSIVAFLKLAGRMSSKPTILPGRHVLNSTLLGSNMATMGAFITLAPGSPAIAAICLGTSTVLSFLKGYTTTAAIGGADMPVVITVLNAYSGFALVAEGLMLDNPLLTSVGSLIGVSGSILSYIMCVNMNRSLTNVLFGGISTPAAQTQKKIEGEIKQTSIDDTVEALSGAENVIIVVGYGMAVAKAQYALSEIVGLLRARGVKVRFAIHPVAGRMPGQCNVLLAEASVPYDIVLEMEEINEDFSDTDVTLVIGANDTVNPIAMEPDSAISGMPVLHAWKSKEVIVMKRGMSSGYADVPNPMFFMPGTRMLFGDAKTSCDAIKAALEARK; from the exons ATGAGTGCTCCAGCATCCCTGCGGTCAGCCCTACGGCCGTGTTATGGGGCGTCTATGGCTCGCGCGGGGAAATCATGCCTTCCGGTAACATCAA CATTTTTCGCGTCGCTAAACAAACGCCCGTCCGTTTGCCGGCCACAATGGCCCTCCGTTTCCAAACGAACCGCTACAACCTCCCTTGCCTCATCCCCCTCCGAGCCTGTGTCTAACACCCCCTACTCAGTCTTGACTGTTGGAGTCCCGCTGGAAATTTTTCCGGGCGAGCGCCGGGTGGCACTCACGCCACAGAATGTTGCCCTTCTGTTGAAAAAGGGAGTTTCCCGCGTGCTCATCGAACGCGGTGCAGGCGAGCGCGCTCAGTTACTGGACCATGCCTACGAAAAGGCCGGTGCGACAATGGTCGACCGGGATGCAATCTGGTCTCAGAGTGACATCGTGTTGAAGGTCCGCAGCCCGCGGTCGGAGGGACCATTCAATGAAATTCAGGCTTTACGCAAAGGCTCGACCGTGATCTCTTTCATCTATCCCCTCCAGAACCAGCCCCTCGTCGAAGCACTTGCAGCCCGTGGCGTGACCTCCTTTGCGATGGATCGCATTCCGCGAATCACTCGTGCGCAGACTTTCGATGCCCTTAGCTCCATGGCCAACATTGCAGGTTACAAGGCGGTACTGGAGGCTTCTAATCACTTCGGTCGCTTCTTGACTGGCCAGGTCACTGCCGCTGGAAAAATTCCTCCCAGTAAAATTCTCGTTATTGGTGCTGGTGTAGCTGGGTTGAGCGCAATCGCGTCTGCACGTCGCATGGGTGCTATTGTTCGTGGCTTTGATACCCGCCCGGCTGTGCGAGAGCAAGTCCAGTCTTTAGGCGCCGAGTTTGTCGAGGTTGCTTTCCAGGAAGATGGATCTGGTCAGGGTGGATATGCCAAAGAAATGTCCAAGGAATTCATCGAAGCTGAAATGAAATTGTTCATGGAGCAAGCTAAGGAGGTTgatatcatcatcaccacgGCCCTGATCCCAGGCCGACCTGCGCCGAAGCTCATTACTAAGGAAATGATTGCTGCAATGAAACCAGGCTCTGTCATCGTTGATCTTGCTGCTGAGGCAGGTGGGAATTGCGAAGCTACTGTTCCCGGGGAATTGAGTAGCTACAAGGATGTCACCATCATCGGCTACACGGATCTTCCTTCGCGTCTCCCTACCCAGTCTTCAACGTTGTACTCGAACAATATTACCAAGTACCTTCTCTCCATGTCTCCCCAGGAGAAGTTGTTTGGAATAGACTTTAATGATGAAGTTGTGCGCGGCTCTATCGTGACTCATAATGGCGAAATAATCCCCCCTGCTGCTCCACCCGCTCCACCTCCAACCCCAAAGCCAGAGGCACAAGCTGTCAGGGCAAAGGAGGAAGTCGCTTTGACGCCGTGGCAAAAGGCAACACGCGATGTGACAGCGGTAACAGGCGCAATGGGCACGACCCTAGCCCTGGGAAAGGCAGCTGGTCCAGTCTTTATGGGCAACATGATGACCTTCGGACTTGCTGGTCTGGTCGGCTATCGCGCTGTGTGGGGAGTAGCACCTGCACTCCACTCGCCGCTCATGAGCGTTACCAACGCCATTTCTGGCATGGTAGGCATTGGTGGACTGTTCATTATGGGAGGAGGCTATGTGCCGACTACTATCCCGGAATATTTCGGTGCTGTCTCCGTGTTTTTGGCTTTCCTGAACATCTCCGGCGGCTTTGTGGTCACGAAGCGCATGCTGGACATGTTCAAGCGTCCAACCGACCCTCCCGAGTACCCATGGCTGTACGCTGTCCCCGCTGTGGTGTTTGGTGGTGGCTTCATTGCGGCTGCCAGCACTGGCATGTCCGGCCTGGTCCAAGCTGGATATCTCGTCAGCACGATGCTATGCATGGGCTCAATCTCTAGTCTGGCATCGCAGCAAACAGCCCGGCGCGGCAACATTTTCGGCATCCTGGGAGTAGCCTCCGGTATTCTGGCCTCACTAGCTGCGGTAGGCTTCTCTCCTGAGACCCTCGCGCAGTTCACGGCTGTTGCTGGAACAGGTGCCTTGATCGGAGGATTGATGGGCCGTCGCATCACACCAACCGGTCTTCCCCAAACCGTCGCTGCTCTTCACTCGGTAGTAGGATTGGCTGCGGTTTTGACTAGCGCCGGAAGTGTGATGGCCGATGTTGGTGACATCACAACTCTACACCTGACAACAGCATACCTGGGTGTTCTGATTGGTGGTATCACCTTTACCGGCTCGATCGTCGCTTTTCTGAAACTGGCAGGGCGTATGTCTTCCAAGCCGACGATTCTGCCCGGCCGACACGTTCTCAATTCGACACTGTTGGGCAGTAACATGGCAACAATGGGAGCGTTCATTACACTGGCGCCAGGAAGCCCTGCAATTGCTGCTATCTGTCTGGGAACAAGCACCGTCCTTAGTTTCCTGAAGGGCTACACCACGACCGCAGCTATCGGTGGGGCCGATATGCCCGTGGTCATCACGGTGTTGAACGCTTATTCCGGATTCGCCCTCGTGGCTGAAGGTCTGATGCTCGACAATCCACTTCTCACCAGTGTCGGATCTCTGATCGGTGTCAGCGGCTCCATTCTTTCATACATCATGTGCGTTAATATGAACCGGTCGCTGACAAACGTCCTATTCGGTGGAATCTCGACTCCAGCTGCGCAAAcccagaagaagatcgagggCGAGATCAAGCAAACTAGCATCGATGACACCGTAGAAGCTTTATCTGGCGCGGAGAATGTCATCATTGTGGTTGGCTATGGTATGGCTGTTGCCAAAGCCCAGTATGCTCTTTCGGAGATTGTTGGCTTGCTGCGTGCGCGTGGCGTCAAGGTTCGCTTCGCCATTCACCCTGTTGCTGGCCGAATGCCCGGCCAATGTAATGTGCTGCTTGCAGAGGCCTCTGTGCCTTACGACA TCGTcttggagatggaggagatCAACGAGGACTTCTCAGACACAGATGTCACCCTCGTGATTGGCGCCAACGATACCGTTAACCCTATCGCCATGGAGCCCGACTCCGCTATCTCCGGCATGCCTGTCCTCCATGCATGGAAGAGCAAGGAGGTTATTGTAATGAAGCGGGGGATGTCCAGCGGATATG CTGACGTTCCAAACCCCATGTTCTTTATGCCCGGAACTCGGATGCTATTTGGCGATGCCAAGACCTCCTGCGACG CCATCAAAGCTGCCCTGGAGGCACGGAAATAG
- a CDS encoding Chorismate mutase, type II → MFSQILFGGLALWTAFGSAANVKANADACYGPNLISVPSGDHRPVPWGTPSVHFSSMNGTLTTCCDSLDEIRTALDEIDNQLLDLLNRRAAYVREATRFKSTRASVNVPSRNEAVLEQAEQQAVAFLIPILNDQLVQTNGLHKLEMNLSSIDSLVIV, encoded by the exons ATGTTTTCGCAGATTCTCTTTGGCGGGTTAGCCCTTTGGACTGCTTTTGGCTCAGCTGCCAACGTCAAGGCCAACGCGGATGCTTGTTATGGTCCCAATCTGATCTCAGTACCCTCAGGGGATCATCGCCCCGTGCCATGGGGTACCCCGAGTGTTCATTTTTCATCAATGAATGGCACGCTGACTACATGCTGTGACTCTCTGGACGAGATCCGCACTGCGCTCGATGAGATCGACAATCAATTGCTCGATCTCCTAAATCGGCG AGCCGCATATGTCCGCGAGGCAACTCGGTTCAAATCCACCCGGGCTTCCGTAAACGTTCCCTCACGCAATGAGGCCGTCCTTGAACAGGCAGAGCAACAGGCGGT TGCATT TTTGATTCCTATTCTCAATGATCAACTTGTACAAACCAACGGCCTCCACAAGCTCGAG ATGAATCTTTCGAGTATCGACTCTCTTGTGATTGTGTGA